GCTGGTGGAATGGAGAAGATGCTGTTCTAATGAAATGGTGAAAGTAGACCTGCACTCACTCAGACTTCTGGTGATGGGGCAATGGGTGAGGTGGAGGGCAAGAAAGGGGACAACTCTGGCACTTAATGCATCTCAGTGACTTTTGTTTCATTAAGGATTTCTAATGTTTGTTATTGTTAAAGAGGAGCTGGTTATTGACACCTATCATGTGCCAGTCACTGGCTGTTTTCTCTGGAATAGCTCATTTATTCTGAAGTTACCCTGTGAGGTAGGGATTAACAATCCTGTGTCAAAGGTGAGGAATCATGTCACAGATAGCAAAAGTTGTGGAGCAAAGATAGAAACTCGGGTTCTTTCTTTGTGTCTGTGCTCAAATCCACAGCTGCTTTTTAACTGTGGACTGGCCATTGGGGTTAAATTAGCCCTTTGATTTATGGGAAGTACAGTGACTCAGAGGAAGAATGAGATGAGGCGCTTTTGTCCATCCAGACATACAGCATGGGCTACATAGATGCAGGGCCtgatacaaaatgaaaatgcatgtcccctgttcaaaaattattaagaataaagacactaacagcagagcattaaaccaagcatagGGCTCTTTTAAGTGCCAGTCCTTTCCAGTTGCATAGGTTGCTCACCTGTGAAGCTGGCTCTGCATGTGTAGTCAGTCCCTCCATGACAGTGTTGTGTGCCCTGTGCTAAGGCCTGTGTACAGACAAAGGGTAAGAAATGGGCTTTGCCTTCAAGGAAACTTCGATGGAGTCACTTGCCCATCTTTACACACCTTCCTGGCATGAAAGCCTGGCAACTCCACATGTTATACTTTTCACCCTTGTTTCTGAAGCTGGCAGTGCTCATTATATTCATGTGTTTGTTCCAATTCAGTAAGAAGATCTTAACCTTGGGCTTGAACCAGGACCCTCCACCACATCCAAGCAATTTGCGGCTGCAGAGAATGATCAGATACTCAGCTACACTTTTTGTGCAGGTAAAGCCATCCTGGGTTGGCATAAATGTCATGCTTGGCCTGTCCTGCTCTTTTGCTTCCCCAGAGGCAGATCCATGCCAATGACTTGTTTACTTCCTATTtatacattgtattattttttgaaattatgaatGCATGATGCCACACTTAGAGAAAAATCTGGATTTCAGAGAAAACTAAAACTACTTTTAATCCTATGTCCCCATTACAATCACTCATTATTctggtatgttttcttttttcccatttgtattttttatatacagTAGTTACGATAGTGCATATTGACTGTATATGCCATTCTTTAACCGTTTTCCTTTAGTTGAGCATTTGATAGACTAATTTTTTGCTGCTGTTAATTGTTGTCATGATAGTAATACTGGTACTTAGTATTTCTTCCTTAGGATAATCTCCTAAGAGACTCTTCCTGAGCCATCAGCTGGGAGGAAACAGCCGATTAAGGGCAGACTAACCTAAGTGGTTAGGTCTGAATTGTGTCTTTCTACCCATGAAGGCCCCTTCTGAGAGAGTCACAGTTAACCACCCTTGGGGCTCCCTGAcaaagagatcttttttttttcttttttttttttaattaaaacaaagtgtttttttttttttctttcttctattaagtagggacagggtcttaccatgttgcccaggctggtctcaaacttttgagctcaagcagtgtgcccacctcggcctccaaagtgctgggattataggcgtgagccacactgcCCCCAGCCAACAAAGAGATCTAATAGATGGAGTCCTGTTGGGTTAGTTTTCTGACTCTGTAGTACAGAGAAGTAGGCCCTTCCTCACTTTGATTAGTGATTCTATTCAGCAATCATTTGTTGAGCGCCTCCTATATACCAGGTAGTGTTTTAGGTGCTGGATGTCCTATAGTGAACAAAAAAGACCAGCATTCCTGTTCTCATTAAGCTTGTGTTCTAAAGAAGGAGAGAGATCACAAACAACTAAAATATCTATCCCAGGTGAATAACTGGGATATCTGCTGTTGATCATTTCATGAGGAAAATGCAGGCCCATTTGGAGTTGACTCTCTCACCCAATATAAGAGTGTGCTGCTTTCTGGCTGCTGTCAAATGATGTCACTCTCAGAGAATAGAGTGGCTCAGCTTAAGCAAACTCTCATGGGGCTTAAGGGTCATTTTTTCTCTAAAAGAGTTTAAGTGTAAAATTGTCTGTCACTCCCTGCAGGAAAAGTTGCTTGGTTTGATGTCACTGCCAACCAAAGAACAGTTTGaggaactgaaaaagaaaaggaaggaggaaatggagaggaaGAGGGCCATGGAGAGACAAGTAAGTGAAGCCAGGGGTATGGGGCCCGCTTCCTCCTGTGGCTCTCAAGCACAGAGGCTGCTGTGGGCTCCCAGGTTGTGTGGGGTTGTAGTGAATCAGAACCTCTCTGTCAAATGTGCATATTTCTTCTGTTGTGTTTCAGCCTCACTTTCATCTATGGGAACTAGAATAATTGTTTTTCTCCCCAGGtcctatttttctttcagagCTTCTGCTGATTCTCTCATGGCTAGAATATCACAGAGATTGACAGTTCTCCCTATGGCAGAAGTTGCAGAGGACCAAGACATTAGGAAGTTCCTTGTAGAACATATTGGTATATGcaatattaaacagaaaattatatgtgtatttaacACTGTGTGAGATTCCAGTGTAGATGAGGGGAACAGATCTCAGAGGTTTAAGAAGAGTATATGGCCTGTGAATCTAAGATTGAGAAAATCTGATGCCCTAacttattcattatattttaattttttttttgaaaatcaggGTCTCCCTTCCGCccacatatacacaaaaacatGACTTGATTTTAGCAGTTGGATATCTTTGTCCTGAGGTGAGAAATTGGAGTGTCACTGGCACAGGGATAGAGGGACAACAGAGGGTGGCTGACAGTGTGGGCTGCTGCCAGCATGGTGActatttcttctctctgctttgcTCTCTCCCCAGGCTGTCCTGGAGTCCCAGCGAAGGCTTGAGGAAAGGCAGAGTAGCCTGGCTTCTCGAGCAGCCAACGGGGAGGTGGCATCTCTCCGCAGGGGCTCTGCCCCCTTGAGAAAGGCTGAGGGCTGGCTCCCGCTGTCAGGAGGTCAGGGGCAGAGTGAGGACTCAGACCCACTCCTCCAGCAGATCCACAACATCACATCATTCATCAGGCAGGCCAAGGCCGCGGGCCGCACGGATGAAGTGCGCACCCTGCAGGAGAACCTGCGGCAACTGCAGGACGAGTATGACCAGCAGCAGACAGAGAAGGCCATTGAGCTGTCCCGGaggcaggctgaggaggaggaccTGCAGCGGGAACAGCTGCAGATGCTGCGTGAACGGGAGTTGGAACGAGAAAGGGAGCAGTTTCGGGTGGCATCCCTGCACACACGGACTCGGTCCCTGGACTTCCGAGAAATCGGCCCTTTTCAGCTGGAGCCCAGCAGAGAGCCTCGCACCCACCTTGCTTATGCTTTGGATCTAGGCTCTTCCCCAGTTCCAAGCAGCACAGCTCCCAAAACCCCTTCACCTAGCTCAACTCAACAGCCCACCAGAGTGTGGTCTGGGCCCCCAGCCCTTGGCCAGGAGCTCTTAACCCAGAGCATCATGCCACAGCAACATGAGGGGCTCTCCTTAAACCCCTTTGATGAGGAAGACCTCTCCAGCCCCATGGAAGTGGGCACTACTAGTCCTCCTGCTGCAGAGGTTTCCTTCGACCCTTCAGCCCGCATGCTGAAAGAGTACAATCCTTTCGAGgaagaggacgaggaggaggaggcagtggcagGGAATCCATTCATTCAGCCAGACAGCCTAGCTCCTAACCCCTTCAATGAGGAAGACGAACATCCCCAGCCGAGACCCTCAAGCCCTCTGGTTCCTGGCAACCCCTTTGAGGAACCCACCTGTACCAACCCCTTTGAGATGGACAGTGACAGTGGGCCGGAGGCTGAGGAGCCCATAGAGGAAGAGCTCCTCCTGCAGCAGATCGATAACATCAAGGCATACATCTTTGATGCCAAGCAGTGTGGCCGCCTAGATGAGGTAGAGGTGCTGACAGAGAACCTGCGGGAGCTGAAGCACACCCTGGCCAAGCAGAAGGGGGGCACTGACTGACTGGCAGTGGAGAGGGCACCTTTAGGCCCAGGGGTCTGGCAGGAGCCAGTGGAGCAGGAcagagggcaggcagggtggATGAGGAAGGTGGCAGGGTGAGAAGTCAGATGCACACAGGTGAGGGCCAGGAATCTGCTGTTTTGTGTTGTGCACTTTGAGGTGTTTCCACTACAGTTGAATAATAGAATAGAAACTAGAACAGGGAGAATCAGCATTCATTTGCTGTTTTTCCTGTTTATTATCACTATCTTTTGTAATTGGAGGTTTACCCCTTTTGAAGGGACTTTACATTTTTACTACCGAGATATAACTAAATGCAGCTCTGTTGGGCCCAGGGCAGAAATGGCTGCTGTGTACCTCTTGGGTCCATTTGCTACTGCCTAGTCTTGGTTCCTTTTGCAGTATTATAGGGCAGCCTGTATAGAGCCCTTCTTTAGCCAAGACAGAGAAGATAGATTCCACTGAGCTATATTCTGCTCTGACAGAAGTCCATCCCTAGTAGGCTGTGAGTTCCATTTCCCCTGGGGCCGCCTCTCCCCTGCTCTGCGCTTCCTGTCTGTACAATAGCAGGGGCAAGTGCTGCTATGAAGGGGAGAGTTTAGACCCGGGAGAGCCCAGCACCTCTTTTTAAGGTGGGGCGATGGGAACATTTCACCAGGGTCTGTTTTCT
The sequence above is drawn from the Rhinopithecus roxellana isolate Shanxi Qingling chromosome 1, ASM756505v1, whole genome shotgun sequence genome and encodes:
- the RBSN gene encoding rabenosyn-5 encodes the protein MASLDDPGEVREGFLCPLCLKDLQSFYQLHSHYEEEHSGEDRDVKGQIKSLVQKAKKAKDRLLKREGDDRAESGTQGYESFSYGGVDPYMWEPQELGAVRSHLSDFKKHRAARIDHYVVEVNKLIIRLEKLTAFDRTNTESAKIRAIEKSVVPWVNDQDVPFCPDCGNKFSIRNRRHHCRLCGSIMCKKCMELISLPLANKLTSASKESLSTHTSPSQSPNSAHGSRRGSISSMSSVSSVLDEKDDDRIRCCTHCKDTLLKREQQIDEKEHTPDIVKLYEKLRLCMEKVDQKAPEYIRMAASLNAGESTYSLEHASDLRVEVQKVYELIDALSKKILTLGLNQDPPPHPSNLRLQRMIRYSATLFVQEKLLGLMSLPTKEQFEELKKKRKEEMERKRAMERQAVLESQRRLEERQSSLASRAANGEVASLRRGSAPLRKAEGWLPLSGGQGQSEDSDPLLQQIHNITSFIRQAKAAGRTDEVRTLQENLRQLQDEYDQQQTEKAIELSRRQAEEEDLQREQLQMLRERELEREREQFRVASLHTRTRSLDFREIGPFQLEPSREPRTHLAYALDLGSSPVPSSTAPKTPSPSSTQQPTRVWSGPPALGQELLTQSIMPQQHEGLSLNPFDEEDLSSPMEVGTTSPPAAEVSFDPSARMLKEYNPFEEEDEEEEAVAGNPFIQPDSLAPNPFNEEDEHPQPRPSSPLVPGNPFEEPTCTNPFEMDSDSGPEAEEPIEEELLLQQIDNIKAYIFDAKQCGRLDEVEVLTENLRELKHTLAKQKGGTD